Proteins from one Gossypium raimondii isolate GPD5lz chromosome 8, ASM2569854v1, whole genome shotgun sequence genomic window:
- the LOC105792403 gene encoding uncharacterized protein LOC105792403 — MGLVRNPNMRSGDMLEGMLSDYVGGKAKAKAPKNASSRLVTALTCLQFAFAVYATFLLYYMSPAIDLRTKPDFAWATRIARNMKQFIIPPHVLGRYQEAASFIRAEIPPITPSTICETEKLDFMQKKSNDVQMIKLKRELYDEILDFQSKTIGTETLAQLMAMKSKWDIRGPNKPKVTVLLNHFKRKTLCAQLDSLLHQTLPFHHVWVISFGSPNEQSLKRIVETYNDSRISFISSSYDFKYYGRFQMALQTEADLVYILDDDMIPGKKMLQILSHVAGTEKYKNSVLGSIGRILPFRQKDFTFPSYRKFRSKEAGLYLPDPAYDITVDKIVQVDFLSSSWFLSSELVKSLFIETPFTFMTGEDLHLSYQLQKYRNAGSFVLPVDPTDKETWGDSEHRLAYVSETTVIFKDIVQVRDDQWWRALSAGYVTQWAAMYPQKIDALLYAHSLDEVKALAPLLEKFRSTVGKKAYIVVPGGSFCPCEDAAAALNWPKLVCRERRFKIFDLQIGALSGTSNSEVPVVQAVYSSMKGLIKIHNPSVVITVTDIDPNVKKALKMATETNVNGTALVLLPRPSVSKVLWMADLRSTALPNWNRMRVSVNIITQNRASSLTRLLKSLSDAYYIGDEIPISFNMDSKVDEATIKLVESFEWPHGPKTLRRRIIQGGLIRAVSESWYPTSDDDYGLLLEDDIEVSPYYYLWIKYALLAYHYDPQISLPELSSISLYTPRIVEVVKERPKWNPTDFFKRIHPNTPYLHQLPCSWGAVFFPKHWREFYVYMNMRFTEDAKSNPVQIPKSRTNGWQASWKKFLIDMMYLRGYVSLYPNFPNQASFSTNHMEPGAHISAKDNVVRHDKADFEVPLLKEDFRPLLPNGKMPPTSKLPSLNLFNQPVSLKGLKAAGAKLGQDVLRCDNATEIVTVNHITGLPQQCSKFQ; from the exons ATGGGACTTGTGCGGAATCCGAATATGAGAAGTGGGGATATGTTGGAAGGAATGCTCAGCGATTATGTTGGAGGAAAGGCAAAGGCCAAGGCTCCAAAAAATGCCTCGTCTCGGCTTGTGACAGCTCTTACCTGCCTGCAGTTTGCCTTTGCAGTGTATGCAACATTCCTTTTGTACTACATGAGTCCAGCAATAGACTTAAGAACCAAACCGGATTTTGCTTGGGCCACAAGGATTGCAAGAAACATGAAACAGTTCATCATCCCACCGCATGTTCTAGGGCGCTACCAAGAGGCCGCTTCTTTCATCCGAGCTGAAATCCCTCCGATTACACCATCCACAATTTGTGAGACCGAGAAGCTTGATTTCATGCAGAAGAAGTCCAATGATGTTCAAATGATCAAGTTGAAGAGAGAGTTGTATGATGAAATACTGGATTTCCAAAGCAAAACTATTGGCACTGAAACTCTAGCTCAGCTAATGGCAATGAAATCCAAGTGGGATATTCGCGGTCCGAACAAACCGAAAGTGACAGTGCTCTTGAACCATTTCAAGAGAAAAACACTTTGTGCTCAGCTTGATTCATTGCTTCACCAGACACTTCCATTCCATCATGTTTGGGTGATTTCATTTGGAAGTCCAAATGAGCAATCTCTAAAGAGAATCGTCGAGACCTACAACGATTCTAGGATCAGCTTCATTAGTTCAAGCTATGACTTCAAGTACTATGGCAGGTTTCAAATGGCTTTACAAACTGAAGCTGATCTTGTATATATCCTTGACGATGACATGATTCCGGGTAAAAAAATGCTACAGATTTTATCTCATGTAGCTGGAACTGAAAAGTACAAGAACTCTGTTTTGGGCAGCATAGGAAGGATCTTGCCTTTTAGACAAAAGGATTTCACATTCCCGAGCTACCGGAAATTCCGATCGAAGGAGGCAGGGCTTTACTTGCCTGACCCTGCCTATGATATTACAGTCGATAAAATCGTGCAGGTCGATTTTCTCTCTAGCTCCTGGTTTTTATCTTCCGAGCTTGTCAAGTCACTTTTCATTGAGACACCTTTCACATTCATGACTGGTGAAGATCTTCACCTCAG TTATCAACTTCAGAAGTATAGAAATGCAGGCTCATTTGTTCTTCCAGTTGACCCTACTGACAAAGAAACATGGGGAGATAGTGAACACAGGCTGGCTTATGTGTCGGAAACAACGGTGATTTTCAAGGACATAGTTCAAGTTAGAGATGATCAATGGTGGAGGGCACTAAGTGCTGGTTATGTAACTCAGTGGGCTGCAATGTACCCTCAAAAGATCGATGCTCTCTTATACGCTCACTCTCTCGATGAGGTCAAGGCACTTGCACCGCTGCTCGAAAAGTTCAGGTCCACTGTCGGGAAGAAGGCTTACATTGTAGTCCCTGGAGGCAGCTTCTGCCCTTGTGAAGATGCTGCTGCAGCATTGAACTGGCCAAAGTTGGTTTGTAGAGAGCGAAGATTTAAGATTTTTGATTTGCAAATCGGAGCACTTTCAGGAACATCAAACTCTGAGGTCCCAGTTGTGCAAGCAGTGTACTCTAGCATGAAAGGGTTAATCAAAATTCACAACCCCAGTGTGGTGATCACTGTGACTGACATTGATCCCAATGTGAAGAAAGCTCTGAAGATGGCAACCGAGACGAATGTAAATGGTACTGCACTCGTACTTTTACCAAGGCCTTCGGTCTCGAAGGTTCTATGGATGGCTGATCTAAGATCAACAGCATTGCCAA ATTGGAACCGGATGCGGGTCTCCGTCAACATAATAACTCAAAACCGTGCTTCTTCCTTAACAAGGCTTCTTAAATCTCTGAGTGATGCATACTATATTGGAGATGAGATTCCTATCAGCTTCAACATGGACAGTAAAGTGGATGAGGCAACTATTAAACTTGTAGAATCATTTGAATGGCCTCATGGCCCTAAAACCCTTAGAAGGAGAATCATTCAAGGAGGCCTCATTAGAGCAGTTAGCGAGAGTTGGTATCCAACATCAGATGATGACTATGGCCTGCTACTCGAGGACGATATCGAAGTCTCTCCTTACTACTATCTATGGATCAAATATGCTCTCTTAGCCTACCATTATGACCCTCAAATATCACTTCCCGAGCTCTCATCGATCTCTCTTTACACTCCTCGGATAGTTGAAGTCGTGAAAGAAAGGCCGAAATGGAATCCAACCGACTTCTTCAAACGCATTCACCCGAACACACCGTATCTTCACCAGCTACCTTGTAGTTGGGGTGCTGTTTTCTTCCCCAAACATTGGAGAGAATTCTATGTGTATATGAACATGAGGTTCACTGAAGATGCCAAATCAAATCCAGTTCAAATCCCAAAGTCTAGAACAAATGGATGGCAAGCTTCATGGAAAAAGTTTCTCATCGACATGATGTACCTTAGAGGATACGTTAGCCTTTATCCCAACTTTCCCAACCAAGCTAGCTTTTCGACCAACCATATGGAACCAGGGGCCCATATCAGTGCAAAGGACAATGTTGTTAGGCATGACAAGGCAGATTTTGAAGTCCCATTGTTGAAGGAAGATTTTAGACCCCTTTTGCCTAATGGAAAGATGCCACCAACCTCCAAGCTGCCATCACTTAACCTTTTCAATCAACCTGTTTCATTGAAGGGACTCAAGGCAGCAGGCGCCAAGTTGGGCCAAGATGTGTTACGATGCGATAATGCCACCGAGATTGTGACGGTTAATCATATCACCGGCCTGCCACAGCAATGCTCGAAATTCCAATGA